From a region of the Sinorhizobium sp. B11 genome:
- a CDS encoding biotin/lipoyl-binding protein: MLELMLCSMLTILPDYLFRRYVQDKRIGREITLYSMWYELRWGITACLLLTISLITMIFYFHPATKSVTAVFRTVTILPETIGRVDEVYVGLNQKVEAGAPLFRLDDSAQKAALDVAHKQIAEVEAETKVAESELASADGVIRQAEGALQVSIDELQMKTQLLKNDAVARREVDRLTNTVESQRGMVSAAYANKETLQTKLKVLLPAQKASADAALNQAQVELDKTVVKAGVAGTVQQFTLRKGDVLNTMLRPAGILVPETAGRGTLVAGFGQIEAQVMKPGMVAEATCVGKPFTIIPLVVTEVQDVIAAGQLRPTDQLLDVAQLTQPGTLTVFLQPLFPGGLDGVPPGGSCIANAYTNNHDALADPNIGTLKSIGLHVIDTVGVVHAMILRMQAMLLPVQTLVLTGH, from the coding sequence ATGCTCGAACTGATGCTTTGCTCGATGCTGACCATCCTCCCCGACTATCTCTTCCGCCGTTATGTCCAGGACAAGCGCATCGGCCGCGAGATCACCCTCTACAGCATGTGGTACGAGCTGCGCTGGGGCATTACCGCCTGCCTGCTGCTCACCATATCGCTGATCACCATGATCTTCTATTTCCACCCGGCGACGAAGAGCGTCACCGCCGTCTTCCGTACCGTAACCATCCTGCCGGAAACCATTGGCCGGGTCGACGAAGTCTATGTTGGCCTCAACCAGAAGGTGGAGGCCGGCGCGCCGCTCTTCCGGCTCGACGATTCCGCCCAGAAGGCCGCACTCGATGTGGCGCACAAGCAGATCGCCGAGGTCGAGGCTGAGACAAAGGTCGCCGAGAGCGAGCTTGCCAGTGCCGACGGCGTGATCCGGCAGGCGGAAGGCGCCCTGCAGGTATCGATCGACGAGCTGCAGATGAAGACCCAGCTCCTGAAGAACGATGCCGTTGCCCGCCGCGAAGTAGACCGGCTCACCAATACCGTGGAAAGCCAGCGCGGCATGGTCAGCGCCGCCTATGCCAACAAGGAGACGCTGCAGACCAAGCTCAAGGTGCTCCTGCCGGCACAGAAGGCGAGCGCCGATGCAGCGCTCAACCAGGCTCAGGTGGAGCTCGACAAGACGGTCGTCAAGGCCGGTGTCGCCGGCACCGTCCAGCAGTTCACGCTGCGCAAGGGTGATGTGCTGAACACCATGTTGCGCCCGGCCGGCATCCTTGTGCCTGAAACGGCCGGCCGAGGCACGCTGGTTGCCGGCTTCGGCCAGATCGAGGCGCAGGTCATGAAGCCCGGCATGGTGGCCGAAGCCACCTGCGTCGGCAAACCCTTCACCATCATCCCGCTCGTCGTCACCGAGGTGCAGGACGTGATCGCCGCCGGCCAGCTGCGCCCGACCGACCAGCTCCTCGACGTTGCGCAACTGACACAGCCCGGCACGCTGACCGTCTTCCTGCAGCCGCTCTTCCCCGGCGGCCTCGACGGCGTGCCGCCCGGCGGCAGCTGCATCGCCAATGCCTATACCAACAACCACGATGCGCTGGCCGACCCCAATATCGGCACCCTCAAATCGATCGGCCTGCATGTCATCGATACGGTCGGCGTCGTGCATGCCATGATCCTGCGCATGCAGGCCATGCTGCTGCCGGTACAGACCCTGGTGCTGACGGGGCATTGA
- a CDS encoding DUF1902 domain-containing protein, whose amino-acid sequence MKHVSIVVRAEWDEEASVWVASSSDIDGLAVEADTLEALEPKVIAAITDLFELNGFTSDLPEIPVHIMAEQLVRIPNPSY is encoded by the coding sequence ATGAAGCACGTATCGATCGTTGTGCGGGCGGAGTGGGATGAAGAGGCTTCCGTTTGGGTCGCCAGCAGCAGCGACATCGATGGACTGGCTGTTGAGGCTGATACTCTGGAAGCTCTCGAGCCCAAGGTCATCGCTGCCATAACGGATCTTTTCGAGCTGAACGGATTTACGTCTGACCTGCCGGAAATCCCTGTTCATATCATGGCAGAGCAGCTCGTTCGCATCCCCAATCCCAGCTATTGA
- a CDS encoding NAD(P)-binding domain-containing protein, whose protein sequence is MSIGIIGAGNIGAAFARALARSGISATIANSRGPETLGDLTAELAPHITAGTIEEAAKADIVLIAVPWSKLPAALSGLPDWAGRIVIDANNPIEAPLFKPAELGGRLSSEIVAGLVPGARLVKAFNHLFANLVSADPHAEGGSRVLFYSGDDIKAKAEVAEIITRLGFAGVDLGPLKIGASLTQFPGGPLPALNLVKFG, encoded by the coding sequence ATGTCCATCGGCATCATCGGCGCCGGCAATATCGGTGCAGCCTTCGCCCGCGCCCTCGCCCGCAGTGGCATCTCCGCCACCATCGCCAATAGCCGCGGCCCTGAAACGCTCGGGGACCTCACCGCCGAGCTCGCTCCGCATATCACAGCGGGCACGATCGAGGAGGCAGCCAAGGCCGATATCGTCCTCATCGCCGTGCCCTGGTCGAAGCTGCCGGCAGCGCTGTCCGGCCTGCCGGATTGGGCCGGCCGCATCGTCATCGATGCCAATAACCCGATCGAAGCGCCTCTCTTCAAGCCGGCCGAGCTCGGCGGCCGGCTGTCGAGCGAGATCGTCGCCGGCCTCGTGCCCGGCGCCCGTCTCGTCAAAGCCTTCAACCACCTCTTCGCCAATCTCGTCTCGGCCGACCCGCACGCCGAAGGCGGCAGCCGCGTGCTCTTCTACTCGGGCGATGATATCAAGGCGAAGGCGGAAGTCGCCGAAATCATCACGCGCCTCGGCTTTGCCGGCGTCGACCTCGGCCCGCTCAAGATCGGCGCCAGCCTGACGCAATTCCCCGGCGGCCCACTGCCGGCCCTCAACCTCGTCAAGTTCGGCTGA
- a CDS encoding transglutaminase family protein has protein sequence MTIFSVRHITSYHYKKPVHFGQHRLMFRPRDSFDQTLLGCSLDVSPRPASVRWIHDVFGNCIALVDIASAAAELRFETVIRLDHTAQVPLDLEIDRKALRFPFAYDEDEAIDLERTIARHYPDAGDEVGKWARQFVPLVHQPRTGHILMTLCYAIHESFSYVRRFEHGTQTPGETLLLRSGTCRDFALLMMEATRSLGFAARFVTGYVYVPDRDGSITLGGGATHAWCQVYLPGAGWVEFDPTNGIVGNRDLIRVGVARDPRQAVPLSGSYDGGSQDFDSMRVQVNVTTEQEFDAASGR, from the coding sequence ATGACGATCTTCTCCGTCCGCCACATCACATCCTACCATTACAAAAAGCCGGTGCATTTCGGCCAGCACCGGCTGATGTTTCGCCCGCGCGACAGCTTCGACCAGACGCTTTTGGGCTGCAGCCTCGATGTCTCTCCGCGGCCTGCTTCCGTGCGCTGGATCCACGATGTCTTCGGCAATTGCATCGCACTCGTCGATATCGCGTCGGCCGCCGCCGAGCTGCGCTTCGAAACCGTCATCCGCCTCGACCATACGGCGCAGGTTCCGCTCGATCTGGAGATCGATCGCAAGGCGCTGCGCTTTCCCTTCGCCTATGACGAGGACGAGGCGATCGATCTCGAACGGACCATCGCCAGGCACTATCCCGATGCCGGAGACGAGGTCGGTAAATGGGCGCGCCAATTCGTGCCGCTTGTTCATCAGCCGCGCACCGGCCACATCCTGATGACGCTCTGTTATGCAATCCATGAGAGCTTCAGCTATGTCAGGCGCTTCGAGCACGGCACCCAGACGCCCGGCGAGACATTGCTCCTGCGCAGCGGCACCTGCCGCGATTTCGCGTTGCTGATGATGGAGGCGACCCGCTCCCTCGGCTTCGCCGCCCGTTTCGTCACCGGCTATGTCTATGTGCCCGATCGCGATGGCTCCATCACGCTCGGCGGCGGCGCGACCCATGCCTGGTGCCAGGTCTATCTGCCGGGTGCCGGCTGGGTGGAGTTCGACCCCACCAACGGCATTGTCGGAAACCGCGACCTGATCCGCGTCGGTGTGGCCCGCGACCCGCGCCAGGCGGTGCCGCTTTCAGGCAGCTATGACGGCGGATCGCAGGATTTCGACAGCATGCGCGTACAGGTCAACGTCACGACGGAACAGGAATTCGATGCGGCAAGCGGCAGGTGA
- a CDS encoding LysE family translocator, producing MSIAVLTTYVLVVLGLMVIPGPATLLVLARSVSGGRRAGIATGLGIGVGDLIHSTMATFGLSALFATSALAFEVVKYIGVAYLIYLGYRAFIEKSGNLDMAAAPEISPGKAFRQGIFTEILNPKTALFFLAFLPQFIHPESGSVIGQFALLGIIFVVLSICVTSALAISAGSVRGWLNRNRTIGRWQGKVIGSIYMALGVRLAFQQQ from the coding sequence ATGAGTATCGCTGTTTTGACGACCTATGTTCTCGTCGTGCTCGGGCTGATGGTGATTCCGGGGCCTGCGACGCTGCTGGTTCTCGCCCGGTCGGTGAGCGGCGGCAGGCGGGCCGGCATTGCAACGGGGCTCGGCATCGGGGTCGGCGATCTCATCCATTCCACCATGGCGACTTTCGGCCTTTCGGCCTTGTTTGCGACTTCGGCACTCGCCTTCGAGGTGGTGAAATATATCGGCGTGGCCTATCTCATCTATCTCGGATACCGGGCCTTCATCGAAAAGTCGGGCAATCTCGATATGGCGGCGGCGCCTGAGATCAGCCCCGGCAAGGCTTTCCGTCAGGGGATCTTCACGGAGATCCTGAACCCGAAGACGGCGCTCTTCTTCCTCGCCTTCCTGCCGCAATTTATCCATCCCGAAAGCGGATCGGTGATCGGGCAATTCGCGCTGCTCGGCATCATCTTCGTGGTGCTCAGCATCTGCGTGACTTCAGCGCTCGCGATCAGTGCCGGTTCGGTACGCGGCTGGCTCAACAGGAACCGGACGATCGGCCGCTGGCAGGGCAAGGTGATCGGCTCGATCTACATGGCGCTCGGCGTGCGGCTGGCGTTCCAACAGCAGTAA
- a CDS encoding LysR substrate-binding domain-containing protein: MESLANLESFVRSAELGGFSAAARRLGLTPAAVSRNVAALEANLKLRLFHRSTRSLTLTEAGERFLLSVRDHLEGLQGAIAGISNEHAEPAGVLKVSLPPGFGTGYILPMLPGFMKRYPLVQPEWMFENRPVDLIAEGYDAAVGGGFELASGVVARTLAPAHLVAVASPAYMAGRRPPVDPAGLSAFDGIVMKSLSTGRLTQRQMRNAAGEEQSADLPARIVVNDPTAMCAAALLGLGVTVIAKPDALPYLDSGELIRLLPSWYVDAGPISIYYASRTLLPLKTRAFVDFVTEGFQRQRLAERFAGSIG, translated from the coding sequence ATGGAGAGTTTGGCAAATCTGGAATCCTTCGTGCGCAGCGCCGAACTTGGCGGCTTTTCGGCGGCCGCACGTCGTCTCGGCCTCACGCCGGCCGCCGTCAGCCGCAATGTGGCGGCGCTCGAGGCCAATCTGAAACTCCGGCTCTTCCATCGCAGCACGCGCAGCCTGACGCTGACGGAGGCGGGCGAGCGCTTTCTCCTTTCCGTACGCGATCATCTGGAGGGGTTGCAGGGGGCGATTGCCGGGATATCCAACGAGCATGCGGAGCCGGCGGGCGTGCTGAAGGTCAGCCTGCCGCCGGGTTTCGGCACGGGCTATATCCTGCCGATGCTCCCCGGTTTCATGAAACGTTATCCGCTGGTGCAGCCGGAATGGATGTTCGAGAACCGGCCGGTCGATCTCATCGCCGAAGGTTACGATGCGGCCGTCGGCGGCGGCTTCGAGCTCGCTTCGGGCGTGGTGGCACGCACGCTGGCGCCGGCCCATCTCGTGGCGGTGGCGTCACCGGCCTATATGGCCGGCCGCCGGCCGCCGGTCGATCCGGCCGGGCTCTCAGCATTTGACGGTATCGTCATGAAATCATTGAGCACCGGGCGCCTGACGCAACGGCAGATGCGCAATGCCGCCGGCGAGGAGCAGTCCGCCGATCTGCCGGCCAGGATCGTCGTCAACGATCCGACGGCGATGTGTGCCGCCGCCCTTCTCGGGCTTGGGGTGACTGTCATCGCCAAGCCCGATGCGCTGCCTTATCTCGACAGCGGCGAGCTGATCCGCCTCTTGCCTTCCTGGTATGTGGATGCTGGACCGATCTCGATCTATTACGCCAGCCGGACGCTGCTGCCGCTGAAGACGCGGGCCTTCGTCGATTTTGTCACCGAAGGTTTTCAGCGTCAGAGGCTTGCCGAACGCTTTGCCGGCAGTATCGGTTGA
- a CDS encoding PAS domain-containing sensor histidine kinase produces the protein MAVLGALLAALFDAELREPAFTWAAFLALSLSLGPVVSENTPAKPDADAVRAAKSVERLTGVAWATDADGIFLYVTPSVLAFLGLGLDDFNANDDGKGFGWRRAIHPDDYEVSAALWRRCLQTGEHYSVDNRMLRPTGGYGWTRSTGQPMRDGNGVITGWYGTVIDAESAPLAGGIAADAPDGSPDDMTAFPPMADVHPHDRATVEQARARAFFHGIPQVSSYRTLQADGSYQWVEFRVEPKYGTSVEVDPAVARQDERWTTASSLGETGEAVRAALAIENLYGGAWAMDASGQFTYATPTAQTSIAMALEDLNLLLDGKPFIEGGRQGWQRGVHPDDSEEAGETLRHALRTGEHWNFEYRVLRANGAYVWHRAAARPTRDGQGRITGWYGVTVDIDAYKRTEAALRERERQLQLLVDTVPALMWTTSAEGLPTYVNKPFTEVTGATLEDITAQDGSPSLSVIHPDDREAARQAVRHSFATGEPYVQRYRQARADGSYRWTETRAEPLRDASGAILQWYGVSTDIHDLLVTQEALREQERFLRQLVETLPAMIDCATPDGEPIFRSQRLRDFLGYDLDVLDGTGKSRLAGTLDAGVHPDELAAVKEKYAHSLATGEPYARRHRLRRFDGEYRWVETRAAPMRDAEGAIVQWNVVCLDIDGEVRAQEKLLSAQESLARASQAASLAELSASIAHEVNQPLSAVMSSSDACRRWLMMDPPNIERAQKTLERIIVSAHSASDVVTRVRALFKPAEDKRDCVTLGRVITEVGDLLAEEAMRRGVRIDIEGADTVLGAAFDRVQIQQVVINLMRNGMDAMEAVAGDRVLDVRLRKADGMMRIEVSDRGAGIEFPDKIFEPFFSTKEQGMGMGLAICRSIVEAHGGQLWAEGNEPHGTRFVFTLPDEGEV, from the coding sequence GTGGCCGTTCTCGGCGCGCTGCTGGCAGCACTGTTCGATGCGGAGCTGCGCGAACCGGCTTTCACATGGGCGGCTTTCCTTGCGCTATCGCTGTCTCTCGGCCCGGTCGTTTCGGAAAACACGCCTGCAAAACCCGATGCCGATGCGGTGCGGGCGGCCAAATCGGTCGAGCGGCTTACCGGCGTTGCCTGGGCCACCGATGCCGACGGTATTTTCCTCTATGTGACGCCGAGCGTGCTTGCCTTTCTCGGTCTCGGGCTCGACGATTTCAATGCCAATGATGACGGCAAGGGTTTTGGGTGGAGGCGGGCCATCCACCCTGATGATTACGAGGTTTCTGCAGCGCTGTGGCGGCGCTGCCTGCAGACGGGCGAGCATTACAGCGTCGACAACCGCATGCTGCGGCCGACCGGCGGCTATGGCTGGACACGCAGCACGGGTCAGCCGATGCGCGACGGCAATGGTGTCATCACCGGATGGTACGGCACCGTCATCGATGCCGAGAGCGCGCCCCTTGCCGGCGGCATTGCGGCCGATGCGCCCGATGGTTCTCCCGACGATATGACTGCGTTTCCGCCGATGGCCGACGTTCATCCGCATGACCGGGCAACGGTGGAGCAGGCGCGGGCGCGGGCTTTCTTCCACGGCATTCCCCAGGTCAGCAGCTACCGGACGCTTCAGGCCGACGGCAGCTACCAGTGGGTGGAATTCCGGGTGGAGCCGAAATACGGCACCAGCGTCGAGGTCGATCCGGCGGTCGCACGGCAGGACGAGCGCTGGACGACGGCGAGCTCTCTCGGCGAGACCGGCGAGGCGGTGCGCGCCGCACTCGCCATCGAAAACCTCTATGGCGGCGCCTGGGCGATGGATGCTTCAGGCCAGTTCACCTATGCGACGCCGACCGCGCAGACCTCGATCGCCATGGCGCTCGAAGACCTGAACCTGCTTCTGGACGGCAAGCCTTTCATCGAGGGTGGACGGCAGGGCTGGCAGCGCGGCGTGCATCCCGATGACAGCGAGGAGGCGGGCGAGACGCTGCGCCATGCGCTGAGGACCGGCGAGCACTGGAATTTCGAATACCGGGTTCTGCGCGCCAATGGCGCCTATGTGTGGCACCGGGCGGCGGCGCGGCCAACACGGGACGGGCAGGGGCGCATTACCGGATGGTATGGCGTGACTGTCGATATCGACGCCTACAAGCGCACGGAGGCAGCACTGCGCGAACGCGAGCGGCAGCTGCAATTGCTTGTCGATACCGTGCCGGCGCTGATGTGGACCACTTCGGCCGAAGGACTGCCGACCTATGTCAACAAGCCCTTTACCGAGGTGACGGGCGCCACGCTTGAAGACATCACTGCGCAGGATGGATCGCCGTCGCTCAGCGTCATCCATCCCGATGACCGGGAGGCGGCGCGTCAGGCGGTACGCCACTCCTTCGCCACCGGTGAACCCTATGTCCAGCGATACCGCCAGGCCCGCGCCGACGGCAGCTACCGTTGGACCGAGACGCGGGCGGAACCGCTGCGCGACGCCTCCGGCGCCATCCTGCAATGGTATGGCGTCAGCACCGATATCCATGATCTGCTTGTCACCCAGGAGGCCCTTCGCGAGCAGGAGCGCTTCCTGCGCCAGCTGGTGGAAACCCTGCCGGCGATGATCGATTGCGCCACGCCCGACGGCGAACCGATCTTCCGTAGCCAGAGACTGCGGGATTTCCTCGGATACGATCTCGATGTGCTCGACGGGACGGGCAAATCCCGGCTGGCCGGCACGCTGGACGCCGGCGTGCATCCTGACGAACTCGCCGCCGTGAAGGAGAAATATGCCCATTCGCTGGCAACGGGCGAACCCTATGCCCGCAGGCATCGCCTCAGACGTTTCGATGGCGAATATCGCTGGGTGGAGACGCGCGCAGCACCCATGCGTGATGCCGAGGGGGCGATCGTGCAGTGGAATGTCGTCTGCCTCGATATAGACGGCGAGGTGCGGGCGCAGGAGAAGCTGCTTTCGGCGCAGGAGAGCCTGGCGCGGGCCAGCCAGGCCGCCAGCCTTGCGGAGCTGTCGGCCTCTATCGCCCATGAGGTCAACCAGCCGCTCTCGGCGGTGATGAGTTCTTCCGATGCCTGCCGGCGCTGGCTGATGATGGATCCGCCGAATATCGAGCGGGCGCAGAAAACGCTGGAGCGCATCATCGTCAGCGCGCATTCGGCAAGCGACGTCGTCACGCGCGTGCGCGCCCTGTTCAAGCCCGCCGAGGACAAGCGGGATTGCGTGACACTCGGCCGTGTCATCACCGAGGTCGGCGATCTTCTCGCCGAGGAGGCGATGCGGCGCGGCGTTCGCATCGATATCGAAGGCGCGGATACCGTGCTCGGTGCGGCCTTCGACCGGGTGCAGATCCAGCAGGTCGTCATCAACCTCATGCGCAACGGCATGGATGCGATGGAGGCCGTTGCCGGTGACAGGGTACTCGATGTGCGCCTGCGCAAGGCGGACGGGATGATGCGCATCGAGGTCAGCGACCGGGGCGCGGGCATCGAATTTCCCGACAAGATATTCGAGCCGTTCTTTTCCACGAAAGAGCAGGGCATGGGCATGGGACTTGCGATCTGCCGCTCGATCGTCGAGGCGCATGGCGGGCAGCTGTGGGCGGAAGGCAACGAGCCGCACGGAACGCGGTTCGTGTTTACCTTGCCGGATGAGGGGGAGGTGTGA
- a CDS encoding transglutaminase family protein — protein MKIRAGFHIGYHCKHETPMLLVLNIHPSRRVDLMTEQALIFDRPIEAWSYVDGFGNSCSRITAPPGLTTISTEFEIYDNGLPDPVPEDALQHAIDDLPDDVLVYLLGSRYCDTDRLADFAWKTFFKTAPGWPRIRAILDFTHKRIAFDYRKADPLRTAFGGYTDRTGVCRDFAHLAITLCRCMNIPARYCTGYLGDIGVPRDPNPMDFSAWFEVYLSGRWYTADARHNTPRIGRILMATGRDATDVAMSTAFGPAVLKRFEVITEEMPG, from the coding sequence ATGAAGATCCGCGCAGGCTTTCATATCGGCTATCACTGCAAACACGAAACGCCCATGCTGCTGGTCCTCAACATCCACCCTTCCCGCCGTGTGGATCTCATGACGGAACAGGCCCTGATCTTCGACCGGCCGATCGAGGCCTGGTCCTATGTGGATGGCTTCGGCAATTCCTGCAGCCGCATCACGGCGCCGCCGGGCCTGACGACCATCTCCACCGAATTCGAAATCTATGACAACGGTCTGCCCGATCCCGTGCCCGAAGACGCCCTTCAGCACGCGATCGACGATCTGCCTGACGATGTGCTCGTCTACCTGCTCGGCAGCCGCTACTGCGACACGGATCGCCTCGCCGATTTCGCCTGGAAGACCTTTTTCAAGACAGCACCCGGCTGGCCGCGCATCCGGGCGATCCTCGATTTCACCCACAAGCGCATTGCCTTCGACTACCGGAAGGCCGATCCGCTGCGCACCGCCTTCGGCGGCTATACCGACCGCACAGGTGTCTGCCGCGACTTCGCCCATCTCGCCATCACGCTCTGCCGCTGCATGAACATCCCGGCGCGCTACTGCACCGGCTATCTCGGCGATATCGGCGTGCCCAGGGATCCGAACCCTATGGATTTCAGCGCCTGGTTCGAAGTCTATCTCAGCGGCCGCTGGTACACGGCCGACGCCCGCCACAACACGCCCCGCATCGGCCGCATCCTGATGGCGACAGGCCGCGACGCCACCGACGTCGCCATGTCGACGGCCTTCGGCCCCGCGGTGCTCAAGCGCTTCGAGGTGATCACGGAGGAGATGCCAGGTTGA
- a CDS encoding type II toxin-antitoxin system HicA family toxin, with the protein MAGYLKELKELLSKAGCTYVRPGKGDHEIWFSPISNHHFTVDHGVKSRHTANETLKQAGLPKAF; encoded by the coding sequence ATGGCCGGCTATCTCAAGGAACTCAAAGAGTTATTGTCGAAAGCCGGCTGCACATATGTTCGGCCAGGAAAGGGCGATCATGAAATCTGGTTCAGTCCGATTTCAAATCACCATTTCACCGTCGATCATGGGGTCAAATCCCGCCATACAGCCAATGAGACGCTGAAACAGGCAGGTCTTCCAAAAGCGTTCTGA